One Methanococcus aeolicus Nankai-3 DNA segment encodes these proteins:
- the pfkC gene encoding ADP-specific phosphofructokinase, with protein sequence MDTSCNEYKEYRECMDYLDFSNISIFLAYNVNVDAIKYYTSGKEIQNLIERYGEDDIIEKYNEYPRKICNPIDYIARLIHAMANGKPAEVPLLDDENLNKWFDNFKYDEERMGGQVGIIANLLSILRTKKVIAYSPILSKKQAEMFVDNDNLVYPSVVDGNLVLKKPIESYKENDPLKINRIFEYKEGIEFKLGDKHIITPIANRFIVASRPDKLRLEIKEDLKEKLPEIGEQIDCAIFSGYQGIKEKYSDGKTYEYYFTKAEEDLDLLRQKNKKIKIHLEFASIQNINLRKNIINRILPKMDCLGMDETEVGNLISTMGYEELGQKIIKDSKMEDVVEASKIIMETYPNLELLQVHTLYYILVMCKKDNPLTTKQLKKILELATILAATKAKLGEISKVSDLLKGLTVPHNKYNELFKSIVDNLQKEEKYKNYKIVATPSRLVDVPKSTVGLGDTISSGAFVGYVSLLKEANKK encoded by the coding sequence ATGGATACAAGTTGTAATGAATATAAAGAATATAGGGAATGCATGGATTATTTGGATTTTTCAAATATAAGTATTTTTTTGGCATATAATGTAAATGTTGATGCCATAAAATATTATACGAGTGGAAAAGAAATTCAAAATCTCATAGAACGATATGGGGAGGACGATATAATTGAAAAATATAATGAATATCCTAGAAAAATCTGTAATCCTATCGATTATATTGCTAGGTTAATTCATGCCATGGCCAATGGAAAACCAGCAGAGGTTCCTCTTTTAGATGATGAAAATTTAAATAAATGGTTTGACAATTTTAAATATGATGAAGAAAGAATGGGAGGGCAGGTTGGAATTATAGCAAATCTTTTATCAATTTTAAGGACAAAAAAAGTTATAGCTTATTCTCCAATTTTATCAAAGAAACAGGCGGAAATGTTTGTAGATAATGATAATTTAGTATATCCTTCCGTTGTAGATGGCAATTTAGTGTTAAAAAAACCAATAGAATCTTATAAAGAAAATGACCCTTTAAAAATAAATAGGATATTTGAATATAAAGAAGGAATAGAATTTAAATTGGGCGACAAACACATAATTACACCTATTGCAAATAGATTTATTGTAGCGTCAAGACCAGATAAATTAAGATTAGAAATAAAAGAAGATTTAAAAGAAAAACTTCCAGAAATAGGAGAACAAATTGATTGTGCCATATTTTCAGGATATCAGGGCATAAAAGAAAAATACAGCGATGGAAAGACATACGAATATTATTTCACAAAGGCTGAGGAGGATTTGGATTTATTACGGCAAAAAAATAAAAAAATAAAAATTCATTTGGAATTTGCATCTATTCAAAATATAAATCTCAGAAAAAATATAATTAATAGAATACTTCCAAAAATGGACTGTTTGGGTATGGATGAAACAGAAGTTGGCAATTTAATTAGCACTATGGGATATGAAGAATTAGGGCAAAAAATAATAAAAGATAGTAAAATGGAAGATGTGGTAGAAGCATCGAAAATTATAATGGAAACATATCCTAACTTGGAGCTCCTGCAAGTTCATACCCTATATTATATTCTGGTAATGTGTAAAAAGGATAATCCATTAACTACAAAACAACTTAAAAAAATTCTTGAATTGGCCACAATACTTGCAGCTACAAAGGCAAAATTAGGAGAAATATCAAAAGTTTCAGACCTGTTGAAGGGATTAACTGTCCCCCACAATAAATATAATGAATTATTTAAATCAATAGTGGATAACCTACAAAAAGAAGAAAAATATAAAAACTATAAAATTGTGGCAACACCATCAAGATTAGTAGATGTTCCAAAATCTACTGTTGGATTGGGTGATACTATATCCTCTGGTGCATTTGTTGGTTATGTTTCATTATTAAAAGAAGCTAATAAAAAATAA
- the pgi gene encoding glucose-6-phosphate isomerase codes for MNIELNYTNIMDEIIYEEGISLLDFVNIKEKINTAYDKVMQKCKNDELGFMKIIYDDILIYYELKEYSKDFDNIVVIGMGGSILGTQAIYEGVKGIHYNDLNDKKVYFLDNSDPEKTFEILNIINLKKTLVFAISKSGNTAETLANFLIIEEKLKGITKDYKKNIVVVANTGELKNIADREGYKFYRMPENVGGRFSVFSAVGLAPLCCMDIDIEALIEGAKEMDKLCRNKDIFKNPALMNATIHYIAYNKGKTISVLMPYIERLHKFGLWYRQLWAESIGKNGIGQTPVISLGAKDQHSQLQLYMDGLKNIIITFITVHKFKYDLKIRSSNYLNNRTLSTLIHSEQKGTEISLTNNKIPNISINIDELNEYTIGKLIYLYEMQTAFMGELLEINAFNQPAVEGGKIITRKLLEECPVDEIKESKPTKKYCIEI; via the coding sequence ATGAACATAGAATTAAATTACACAAATATCATGGATGAAATTATATATGAAGAGGGGATATCACTCTTAGATTTTGTGAACATAAAAGAGAAAATAAATACGGCATATGACAAGGTTATGCAAAAATGCAAAAATGATGAATTAGGATTTATGAAGATTATTTATGATGATATATTGATATATTATGAACTAAAAGAATATTCAAAAGATTTTGACAATATAGTAGTTATTGGAATGGGGGGTTCAATATTGGGAACTCAGGCAATATATGAAGGAGTAAAAGGAATACACTACAATGACCTTAATGATAAAAAGGTATATTTTTTGGATAATTCTGACCCAGAAAAAACTTTTGAGATTTTAAATATTATTAATTTAAAAAAAACATTGGTATTTGCCATAAGCAAATCTGGAAATACTGCTGAAACTCTTGCAAATTTTTTGATAATTGAAGAAAAATTGAAAGGCATAACAAAGGATTATAAAAAAAATATTGTGGTAGTTGCAAATACTGGCGAATTAAAAAATATTGCAGATAGGGAAGGATATAAATTTTATAGAATGCCCGAAAATGTTGGAGGAAGATTTTCTGTATTTTCTGCTGTGGGACTAGCCCCACTATGCTGTATGGATATAGATATTGAAGCACTAATCGAAGGGGCAAAGGAAATGGACAAATTATGTAGGAATAAAGATATTTTTAAAAATCCTGCATTAATGAACGCCACAATACATTATATTGCCTACAATAAGGGAAAAACTATTTCTGTGCTTATGCCATATATTGAGAGATTGCATAAATTTGGACTATGGTATAGGCAATTATGGGCCGAAAGTATAGGTAAAAATGGGATTGGACAAACTCCCGTTATATCCCTTGGTGCAAAAGACCAGCATTCTCAGCTTCAATTATATATGGATGGATTAAAAAATATAATTATTACATTTATAACCGTGCATAAATTCAAATATGATTTAAAAATACGGAGCTCCAACTATCTAAACAATCGGACTTTATCAACGCTAATACACAGTGAGCAAAAAGGAACTGAAATTTCACTAACTAATAATAAAATTCCAAATATTAGTATCAATATAGATGAATTAAATGAATATACTATTGGAAAATTAATATATTTATATGAGATGCAGACGGCATTCATGGGGGAGCTCCTTGAAATTAATGCTTTTAACCAGCCAGCAGTTGAAGGAGGTAAAATAATTACGCGGAAATTATTGGAGGAATGTCCAGTTGATGAAATAAAAGAGTCCAAACCTACTAAAAAATATTGCATTGAAATATAA